GAAACTAACTGCAGGTGGCATCTTCACTCTTGCTGACTGTATTTTGACTGCAGAGTTGAAGCTTCATTGCACAAATACATtgaacaaaacacattttttgtgtgtttttgtgttgctttttttcccccaaagaaCATCAGTCTATGTCACCAGTGGGCCACAGAATTAATTTgctcagaaaaaatacagggcaagaagaaaggagaggtaAATCCTCAGTCTTTGATTCTTCTGAACCTGAATTATTTGTCTCTTTCTCTAATGTCTGTAATTTCTTCATGAACTACTCTATTTCTCCCAAACTGTTCTGAACTAAAAAGTGACATTTAAAGATGTGTAGACATGATCATTTACTATTCTAATTGAAGGGTCTGGAGGACTACAGTGTTAGCATCCTCCTGGTAAGAAATTCCTCTTGAAAAAAATGATGCACAGTAAAAGAAAAGTCAGGTAGCTGGCAGTCTATCTTAGCTGCAAACAATGTAGTCTAATACAGAATAAAAGGGTTTTTCAGAGACCACAATGTGCCTGGCTTTTTGCATCAAGAATATCCACCAGTAATACTGTTCCAAGCAACTTTTTCTCCAGGTATTCAGATTGttctcctctctttttcagATCCAAAGTCTGTGGCATGGGCTGACGAACCAGAAGGCGACTGGACCTTTCTCAACACTTAAGAAtctaaagaaacaaagaaagaaggaaaagaaagaaaaaggaaagggaaaagagaaatctgtgaaaggatcaaaagcaagaaagtgGTATTTGGGCAGTAAATTGCACAGAGCTTTCTTCATTTACAAGGGTAAATGTGAGCAGACATAAGTGAGTAGTAGACAAGCAGTATTAAAGCTTCAAATCAGTGAGCGTTACAATGAAAACATCATTTTCTGaggtttgtttttgggtttttgtcaACATTGACTCAGCTCAGGCAGATTCTGAAATATTCTTGAGATGTCTCATTCTGAATGCGTGTTAGCTCAAAGCATAGAGGCAGCTGATTAATTGGAAATTAATCTGTAGGAATCTGGTGCAATGAAGTGTTCTTTGTTCTAAATCCTGAAGTATTTTACATGCAATTCTTAGAAATCCATTGTCCAGTGAGGTACAGCCATATCTAGAGTGAAACAATGTTTGTGGCCCCAGCTACTAGCAGTTATTTAAAGAGTTTTACATTCAGAAATGATCAGTATCTTGTTTGGAAATGTGGAGGAGGATTCCAGGCAGTCAGAATACATGCACTTCTACCAGAACCTGCATTACCACCCTGTCTTACAGAGGtgtaaaaagctgttttgaaagTATCTCTACATTTTTGCAAAACTGTTCGCGATGTTTTGACAATCTGTAGCTACAGTATTTGAATGACTGCAAGCTGTCAGATCCTTAGTGTTATAGCTCATCGCCGAGATAGCTTGGTGACAGTTTGTAAAATGTCTGTGTATGACAAGCCTACTTGAAAGCAGGGAGTCTGCAGAATGCAACATTCTGCAATAATTCTGGGCCCTGGCCTGTCATAACACCTTTGTTATTCAAAAGAACCATGACAGACACTCCTAACTGTAATTCTGGCATGCCAAATTTATATGCAACCATGTCTTCCCAAGGCATGTTACACATAGCTGTTTGTCCTAGACATCTGATGTCaagtttttattctgtattgCTCAGTTACCTCTTAAACTCTAAACGCCTCCAGGGTGTTATTTGCAGTGTACATAAAGCACAGAGCTGGACTGGAACCAGCCACTGTGCAGCTTCAAAATGCGCAGGTGGGTGGGAGCAGAACCTTTTCTTTAGTCGAACTGGCTGGTCGGAACTGCAGtcctgctctccctcccctGGTCTGAGTTGCCTCAGGGAAGGTTGTGGCATCCTGAAGGAGGTGGTGAAGGCAGGGGCACTGAGACCCAGCTCTCCATAGAGCTCCACCTCCAGGCAGTGCGCTCTGGATGCTGCAGCTACATCTGCATCAAGGGTATGGATCGATCTTCTGTCCAGCTCTTGAACTGATTGATATCGAAATCCATTAACGTGCTTGTTGGCCAGAGAGAGCTGGGCGTGCAGAAAAGGGGGATGGCTCAggtttgatttttcattttactagGTAACTGATGCTGGTTTAATTGTTTGCAGGTGTCTTATGAAATTTTTTCACCCTAAGTGAAGGCAAAGAGGAACAGAGAGAAGGATGATCCAGAGACTGCTGAGGAGGAAATCAATGGAAGAGAGAGATTTGTGGGAAGAGTGGCAGGTAGACAGGACAAAGTGatttaataaaaacttttaGTGGCACAACAGTGGCATAACAGGACCATGAGAGGGCTAAAGACTGAGAAAGGGATCATGAACAGCAAGCGGAGGGGTTGCTAGCGTTGAGTCCATACTGTGCTCTGGAGCTAAGAATGAGAAACCCAACTGTGGTGAAGCAAAGAACCCCAACACTGAAGTCCAGTTCAGTCAGTAAGATACTGGACATTAAACATGGGCCAGCTGCTTTACTGAATTAGAGGTTCAAGTGGGAAAGGAGTGATTCAGAGGGATTCTCATAGAACAGATAAAGGATCAATTTTCTAGTTGGACCAGAGGCAGATTTGAGGAATAAAGTCACAGGAAGGCAAGAGATTAAGAGAAGAGGTTGGTGTGAGGCTGTTTAACAGAGGTGATGGTACTTCCACGTTAGAATAACTCTCCTGGTTTAAGACACTGCTTGAAAGTCTTTCTTGTTAGCCCTGTATGAAACAGGGGCTCTGCTTCATTTCAGAGGTTGAGGATCTCCGTAGAAAATAACTGATCCCACACAGCAGCAATCCCAGGCTACCTCTGACCAATACACTCCAATTCATATCAAATTTCTCAGAGCTGGGGGAGTCAAGCGTGCATTCTGAGTGGAACTGAAACTCAAACCAGGAAGTCCATGGAGACCCTCACATGAAATCATGGATTAAGCAATCAAGAGGCACCAGCACAGCATGGTCAGCTGCAGGTTATAACCTTCACCAGTGAGAAGCTGATGTTGGAAGGGTCACTGGGACTGAAAGCTGAATATTGATCTGCACCTGCATGGGAGAACTTGCTGAGAGGGGTCTTAACAAGTTAGGAAAGTGCTACTGAATGATCCTGTTGCCTCTCCTCCAGGAGACCGTTGCAGCATGTAGATATACTCAGAGCTAATTGAGCAGTACTTTATCCCTCAAGCTGCCTCAGGATTTCTCTAAGACTCCTCACTCAGTGGGCAGATCTAATATCTTTACTTCCTAAAATACCTTACCAACGAATAATCCCACTGCAGCGTTTGAGCTCACGTGTGGGTTAACATGCTCCACGACACAAATGACTATGCCAGAATTTGGCTCTATGTAAGCACATACAATAAAATGCCAAACATGAAattatcaaacaaaaaaaaataaggagCCGCTTGCATGTCCCAAGTTGATGTTTTTTCTAACAAGCCTTGAGCACAGAGCAGGATGCTGCACTCTTAGCTAGAAGCTGCCTCATGGCTTTGAGTAACAGACTGCTTATTTCCTTCATCTTTAGGGTAAGGATAAGAACATTGTCTATGTCACAAGGTGTCGAGAAAGTTAACGGATTAATCCTGAATGCAGGAAGCATGAATGCACTGCGGGGACTCCTACTGGCTTCCATAACGCTCTAGATGAGACTCTTAGACCTGGAAGTCCAGTTTTGTGTTTCATGTCATAAAAGAGTCTATATGGAAAGCGCGTTCTGGGTAAGGCCGAAACAGCTCAGGATGAAAAGGAACATCCCTGAAGCATCCTGAAGCCAATGCATAGCTTTATTCAGCATGCTTATGGATTGCTTTTTGTCAAAAATCCTTGCTAAGGTAGCAGGACATGTTTCTGATCTAACCTGCCCCACAGGACATGTCTCTGATCTAACCTTGACCGAGACATGCAAAGATAccacacaacaacaaaaacaaggTTTCTTACCTTGATTTTATGCTGACTCTGTACACAGGACTCATCTACACTATGAGATGGCATCGAGGGCCAGAGCAGAGTCAGAACAGCTCCTTCTGTATTCTCTTTACTGGACTATTACACAATCCTGAATTGTTGGGATACTTTCCAAATCTCAGAATTATGTAGATTTAATGCATTCATGAAAAGGCAAAAGTTTTGGGGGAGAAGaaactaaaatttaaaacagaagtttcaAGTATTTTCACATTAGAGGCATTTTCCTTATATACATGAGGCCACactcctgctgcccacccacCTGCGTtagcacccccccccccgccactTCCCTCCACTGGCAGACCTGCAGTGTGTCCATCTGAAATCATCATTGCTCTTTTGACAGTCATTGCAGTACTTGCAACATGAAGATGAAGCATATACAGTAGTGTAAGCATGGCCCAGAGAATCTGAAAGAGTATGTTATTAAATGGAATTATCCAGAAGGTTAAATAACCATTTTTCTGTAACTGTAGAACTATTTCATGAGCTCTTATGAGACGAGATTACTAAAAAATCAGCAGTCTTCTAAGTCAGTGACACAAAATACTTGGTTCATGTGCTGCTTGTGAAAGGCCTTCCAGAAACCTTCAACCTCCGTCAACAGTCAAAACgaatgtttcttttgttgtcTTGATTAAAGCTTTCCAACCGTTTCCGCTGGGATTCTGAAAGGACCCATCtttgcagccccagctctgccaaggCAGGCAGCTTTGTCAGTGCTGCTAACAActcactgaaccatgtcccaCAGCCACGGCGGGACGATGGGCGAAGACTGACATCCAGCTCTGAGAGTTCTTTGAATACTGCTAAGCCTTGACAGAAAACGACCCACCCTTCATCAGAGATGTTGTTATTGTAACTCAAATCCAGCTTCCGTAATCTGGCTAGATGGCCATCCTGCGTCAGTAATGCTGCAAGAAATGACAGACACAAACACAACTAATACATGCTGGCAATTGCTTTAAAAGCTTGTAAGTAAGAAGAGTAGTATTTTAATACTATATTATTTACAGCTTTTCAGTAGTCAAACAGCAAGATCCACTCAGCAATGTAAAATTGCTGTTGATCACAGAAAGACTTTTATCACAGCTGAAGGAGTGTACCACATTTAAAACATAGGCGATCAAAGGGAACAGAAGTATCAGGTTAAAATTGTATGGCAACCTGCAAACCTTTGAGCCATTGGAAGGAGGGTATATCAAGCACCAATTAAAATAGGCAGATAGTCTTTACACAGGGAGATTTAGAAAGAGGAAAGCTAAGTTAGTTGAGATTACAGCAGCCACCTCTCACTGTGGGAGGGTAATGGGCCTAGTATACCCTAAAACGAACTGGGATCCTTAACATATGATTGGCAAAAGAGACACCCATGAAGGGTGATGTTTGTAAAGCCAAAAACATTCAGGCTTCATCTCACCAGCCTTCAGATTACAGCGCCTTAATAGCTGCTGCACAGCTATTGCCAATCTCAGACACTCAAAACCCATGAGTCAGGCCCACAGAATCACAAGGAAGATTATaaaataaacaggttttttaaaagatccTAGAATTTATTTCTTCGTCAGGTTCccattttccagtatttctcAGCAGCTGCTAGGAGGTGGGcgaaaatacttctgttttaattctCCCACAATAGTTTGACTCCAGAAACACACCTAATGGGCTGAGAGCTGGTAGTGCCTGTATTACTGGCTGTCAGCACATACATTTTCTACTGAAcccaaaaccagcaacaaaggaaaataaaacttctcaGAGGCAGCTTTAAATATCTGATATAAAAAACAGATGCAAGCCTTACATTTTCtaagtgctgcttttttgtgtTAATAGATAAAACTGCTAGAAGATTCTTTGCATTTTATCCTTTTCAGCTTTTGCACTGTGCATGTACAGGGGacacagacttcagcaaaatgaaaaccctttctgggaaaaatactgctgtattttccatcttttcattTGATGTATGCAAAAACGTGCTCAGCCCATGGAACAAGTCCCTTCTGAATTGTGGTCTAAATGCCCTGGGCTCCTCGACTGCTAGTAAATACCATGTTATACGTACTTAGAAGTGCCAAATCTTCAGCCACCAAGTTACAGCTGCTCAGTCTTAACACTTGAATCTCCGTTGCAAGCTTTAGCGCTCCCAAAAGCAGCTTTAGGTTCCCACCAACGCACTTATTCCAAGAAAGGTCTAATATCTCCAGTTCAGGAAGGTGAAGGGCAGCCTCAGCTGAAAAGATTAAAACCAACAACTTCTGCTTACTAAGAGAAAACAACGTAGCCTCAACAGACACCTCACCGGCAATTCACCTGTAAATAGGCTCCTCACAGGCTGCCTACTTGGGCTTAGTATGACTTATTTTATCCGAATAAAAGCCAGACAAAAGAATATAAGAAGGGCCTGCCTATGGAATCTTTAAGGACTCTGTGGAGGGGTTTCATGCCTGTCTTTTTATTGGCTTGGTCTTGTCCCACTGCAGTCAATTTAATTCAATAGCTTGTTTCAAATCATTTTATATCAATgtaaagagaatttttttgctgtgaacTCACCGTGCAAGGTGAAATAGTCTGTGCCTTTTGACAACACTGATTTCCGTGATGTCACTCTTACATAATTGTAATGATATAAATATAGTACTCTTCCTGCAGGGAACTCATACCAGTTTAGCCTGTTACTGCTTGCTGAAAGCAATCAAGTTTTACTACAGGTTTCAATGTCACTACTAAACAGCACAAAATATATTATAGTTGCATAAACCACAGTAACTAACAGATCCCTTCGTACTTAGATTTTTGTGTGCCATCACATGCCTATCAAAGGGACAGCGTACCTGTTAATCCACTGAGATTTGCAATTAAGTAGGTAAAAGAGGCTGAATTTACGTATCCTGTTGGACTTTTCTTCATGGCTGCACAGTATCTTATCTACTACTGCAGCCTTTGCTTCAGTTCCTCCATTGCCCATTGCTTAACTCCATCCCAGAAAGTTTCTACTGAAACTTTCAGCTGCAGTGCGATGAAAAACCTTCGGTCAAAACTTTACCTAACTAAACTGCAAATGCAGTCTTAAAACAAAACTATAATTACAGCATAAAATGATAgcatgctttcctttctcttccaaaaTTAGTGAGCATACAGAAGATTGCTGTCAAACAAAGGACTAAAAGGACTTAATCCAGTCAGGTATAATGAGGGAAGACAGACAATGGTTTTCGCTTGCAACCAGGTCCCATGGAGCACTGGTTTCATCACAGGCTGTTTCACTCGGGACTGTGGTATGGTGTAACCATGATCTTTGGAGCTCAGCCAAAGCTAAACGCTTTGTCCCACAAAGagacacactttaaaaaaaccccattccTACCTAGTGATGAAAACGACTGTTCGCCTAAACCACAGTTGCTGATGGCCACAGATTTCAACTTTGGTAAAAACCTGAGCCTGCCCAGAAGAGGATCAGATGAAACTCCTACATTTTTATTCGAGGATAAATTCAGCTCTTGAAGACTGGAGAGTAAAGGTATCACCTGGGctacaaaaatatgaaatagtTATTAGACAGTCACTGATCCAGAAAAAATATGTAGTTGTACATTTCCCtgacataatttcttttctttataaatcAATCCAAAAGTCAAGGCCAAGTTTTGACACACAAATTTATGGTGAGTAATGTTTTAGTCCATAAATAGCCATGCCATTTTCAGTAAGAATGTTTAAGAAATTAGGTATTACTTACTCTGTGGAAGGTTGTCAGAACACTGCTTCCTGTTGAAAATTTCTAAATGAGGTAGGGAATTTAACATTAAATGAGATGGGGGTTATTTCCAAATGTCTTCACTGCTGGCTGAAACTCCTTTATATTAATGTTATTACTCTCTATTAGtcaatacattaaaaataaaacatgattgCTATTAGTAATGGTTAATATTTCCCaatgcttcagcagcagcttttcagatTACCTTCTTTATCATGATGGAAAATGATATGTGGGCAATATAGGCTTTGAGTCATGGGAATTTTTGTTGTACTACAGAGTAAGAACCAATGCCAAAAAATTACGATaatgcacacagaaaaataaactgtctCACTGATTAAATgggaaatttctttttcttcctaacaCTGTTTATGAATTGGACCAAATCAAACCAGAGCCTGCAGTCTTCAGATTTTCTATAAAGcatacagcagcagcaacgCAAGACCTCCTAACATCACTCTATTTGACGTATAGTTCACTAAGTGAATTTTAGGCAGTACGTTTACATGCACATATGCACCTTGGATCCATGTTAATTTATACCAGCAGGGGAACTGTCCCTGGCTATTTGCAAAATTACTGATTATCAAAAAAAGCGTGCTTGCTAGCAGTTTCTATATTCCCACCATGGGTCTGAATCATGGTGGATTCAGGTTCTTAATTCCACACGGGATCAGACACTATGAGATTTCCTTCGattcagcaacaaaaaaaaattccatattGATCAAACAGGCTATCCTGCACACTGCACTTGCAGAACTGCCTAGTGAAAAAAGTACTGAGACCTGCTAGACGAGGTTAGGCAGAATCTCTTATGCCTTTGAgatattttcagaagtaaaaacCTAGATTCTTAATGGATTTCCTCAACATGTCCTTACACAAAACGGTCATGTCCTCTTCTGTTACACAGCACTGGTGGAGATCAAGGACTTCAAGATTTTTCAAGCTGGCCAAATGAGCTGTTGAGTCTTTAAAGCCACCACCAATCTCTTTGTTACATGATATGTCTAATTTTCTTAGCTCTGCAAGGTGCTGTAAAGCAGtgtctgaaatggaaaagggaGCATGTTGGTCACCAGCTGCTGCAATAGCACAGGTCATGACTTtagcttttatttactttaacaTCAAAGTTTGCACAAAGTATTGCCAGCAAAGCTCTTAGACTAGGCTTCAGCATATAATCACAGCAGACAGAGTGATACTGCAAAGCTTCCTCATCTATGCAACTCCTTCCTTCTCTAAAAGAGCAGGTGAAGGTGAGGACAGCTCATCCCCTAGATCCATTCAATCCTCAGCCTTTTGCTGAAATTACTACTGGATGTGCTAGTTAGTGCCAGTTGTTTTATCCTATGGATAAGACCTCCACCAGGGAAAGACACAGATAAAAGCCCATTTCATATGGATTCACTGGACACTCATTGAGTGATAATGGTAAATTtggatttttctctgaaagcaggATTAACTTGTTAAAAGTTAGCTAGCCTGTCTATGCCCTTGTCTATGTTCTGCCTAGGGAGAGAAGAAGCATGCCCAGAGAGCTATTAATCTGCCCTAAGATGTGTCTCAGATAAAGGGGGTGGAGGGTGACTCTCCCCACCGACTTTCACATGCTTAAACTCAGGGAAGATAAATGCTACTTCTGCTGAAAATCTCTGTAGTCTTTTATCAATCCTCAAACAGCAAGTAATGATTGCCCATTAATACTGCCAAACCATCAGCAAAATCCCACCTCATTGCCTTTCTTAAATGGTTTTCAGATGTACAATTTATTCAGAATAAAAGTCTGTCTGAACATAAAGTCTAACCTAAGCCCTGGAGGCCGTCTTGCTTTAATCCACACATGTGTAAGTTTAACTCTTTCAAGCCTGGTACATTTTTCAGATCCTGAGCAATAACCTTCATGCTGCAGCCGATATGTTTGTTGATAGAGAGATCTAATACTTCGAGGCTGGGGATGACACTTAGAATTTCAGctaggaaaaaagggaaagaaaaccagaattgGTAAATGGAATACATACAGATGAGCCCTGGAAAAATATAGCACCGTGACAAACAGGAAGAGGTAGGCTGGGTTTGTCCATGTGTGTGGTTTAAACTTCCTGAGTTCCTGTTCTaccaaaaaaatacagcaaaacagagatTGCATAGGAATcaataaaatcagtaaaaaatctgtatgaaaataaaggtgaaaaaacacagacagttagaaaaatacatgagaataaaaagcaggaatacaaacagaaagaaagattttcagTGAAGAGAGATAGGACTGTATGTTGCATATGGGCCATCTCCTGCAGTGGAGATGAGAGCATGGGGGCTTctctttaggggaaaaaaaaatcttttaaaacacagaatcaGATAAAAAGACCACACAGGATTAAGCTATGGTGAGAGGAAAGAGGGGAGGGGTGGCCAGTGGTTGCCAACTCAGCCTAAATCCCCATCCCTCAGACCTTCTTTCCTATCCCATGGCTAACTACATATTCAgctgcttaattttaagcaatCAGTGTTGGAAATTCTGGCACACATGACTTGCCCAGGGTCTTAAAGGATCCAGCAACCCTGGACCACCGAGACACCCAGACTGTGGTTTAGATCCACCTATTCTTCTCAAGCCCACCTCACATGATTAGAGAGAACAACTTTCTCTTTGGAAGAAAGTGCATGAAATCCCAAGACTGTGTAGTAAACACTGTTGTAATGCGGGGCCTGAAATGAATTAACTTTCCATTAATATGTAGCTTAAACCAGCCATCATCTAGGTAGTTACATTTCTGTGAAGCCAGTGTCAGTCCAGCTAGATGGATACACATACCAAGGGATTCTCCATCCTTTGCCGTCAGGTTACAGTCtgtaattttcagaagttttaactTGCATCCTTTCTGGAGTTTTTTTGTCAGGAGTGACAGTTTTCCACCTATGTTACTGTTCCATGATAAATCCAGTTCTTCAAGTTGAGAAACAATTTCAAATGCCTCTCCTGTAACAGAAATCTAAGATGATTAATTCTAGGTATCAATTTCAGTGCAAGACAAAAATACGGGTTTGGAATATATTAAAGAGGAAGGTTAGCCACTTAATTCTCAAATTATTATACTTCGAATGGCTTGCCAGGAAAATTGGTGTATGCCAAGAATTGCTGCTACTGCAGGAATGTTGTATAAGTTCTCACCTTGTCAAAGGACCAATACAGACC
This genomic stretch from Falco biarmicus isolate bFalBia1 chromosome 13, bFalBia1.pri, whole genome shotgun sequence harbors:
- the LRRC31 gene encoding leucine-rich repeat-containing protein 31 isoform X3, whose protein sequence is MEKTDDVQSCQDKHEEAITESSPFDFVIKRFQGKGSSPGKRKEQPSAIRKFFRGFDFGKSEGKDRREIKEPEINHSEAGDQSEKQDLSVEDGLSHLISAAESPSGEQRFIQFMQKLGKEPNSKNLDVNNCALSAADVTELASLLPFLPDLEEISLSWNGSVGGNLKALTVHLHHVNLLKVLRLNNCRLTAEDVTSLGEAFEIVSQLEELDLSWNSNIGGKLSLLTKKLQKGCKLKLLKITDCNLTAKDGESLAEILSVIPSLEVLDLSINKHIGCSMKVIAQDLKNVPGLKELNLHMCGLKQDGLQGLDTALQHLAELRKLDISCNKEIGGGFKDSTAHLASLKNLEVLDLHQCCVTEEDMTVLSQVIPLLSSLQELNLSSNKNVGVSSDPLLGRLRFLPKLKSVAISNCGLGEQSFSSLAEAALHLPELEILDLSWNKCVGGNLKLLLGALKLATEIQVLRLSSCNLVAEDLALLTLLTQDGHLARLRKLDLSYNNNISDEGWVVFCQGLAVFKELSELDVSLRPSSRRGCGTWFSELLAALTKLPALAELGLQRWVLSESQRKRLESFNQDNKRNIRFDC
- the LRRC31 gene encoding leucine-rich repeat-containing protein 31 isoform X1 gives rise to the protein MLLKLILSMSAYLLKDDVQSCQDKHEEAITESSPFDFVIKRFQGKGSSPGKRKEQPSAIRKFFRGFDFGKSEGKDRREIKEPEINHSEAGDQSEKQDLSVEDGLSHLISAAESPSGEQRFIQFMQKLGKEPNSKNLDVNNCALSAADVTELASLLPFLPDLEEISLSWNGSVGGNLKALTVHLHHVNLLKVLRLNNCRLTAEDVTSLGEAFEIVSQLEELDLSWNSNIGGKLSLLTKKLQKGCKLKLLKITDCNLTAKDGESLAEILSVIPSLEVLDLSINKHIGCSMKVIAQDLKNVPGLKELNLHMCGLKQDGLQGLDTALQHLAELRKLDISCNKEIGGGFKDSTAHLASLKNLEVLDLHQCCVTEEDMTVLSQVIPLLSSLQELNLSSNKNVGVSSDPLLGRLRFLPKLKSVAISNCGLGEQSFSSLAEAALHLPELEILDLSWNKCVGGNLKLLLGALKLATEIQVLRLSSCNLVAEDLALLTLLTQDGHLARLRKLDLSYNNNISDEGWVVFCQGLAVFKELSELDVSLRPSSRRGCGTWFSELLAALTKLPALAELGLQRWVLSESQRKRLESFNQDNKRNIRFDC
- the LRRC31 gene encoding leucine-rich repeat-containing protein 31 isoform X4, which produces MEVKVQVACVQDDVQSCQDKHEEAITESSPFDFVIKRFQGKGSSPGKRKEQPSAIRKFFRGFDFGKSEGKDRREIKEPEINHSEAGDQSEKQDLSVEDGLSHLISAAESPSGEQRFIQFMQKLGKEPNSKNLDVNNCALSAADVTELDLEEISLSWNGSVGGNLKALTVHLHHVNLLKVLRLNNCRLTAEDVTSLGEAFEIVSQLEELDLSWNSNIGGKLSLLTKKLQKGCKLKLLKITDCNLTAKDGESLAEILSVIPSLEVLDLSINKHIGCSMKVIAQDLKNVPGLKELNLHMCGLKQDGLQGLDTALQHLAELRKLDISCNKEIGGGFKDSTAHLASLKNLEVLDLHQCCVTEEDMTVLSQVIPLLSSLQELNLSSNKNVGVSSDPLLGRLRFLPKLKSVAISNCGLGEQSFSSLAEAALHLPELEILDLSWNKCVGGNLKLLLGALKLATEIQVLRLSSCNLVAEDLALLTLLTQDGHLARLRKLDLSYNNNISDEGWVVFCQGLAVFKELSELDVSLRPSSRRGCGTWFSELLAALTKLPALAELGLQRWVLSESQRKRLESFNQDNKRNIRFDC
- the LRRC31 gene encoding leucine-rich repeat-containing protein 31 isoform X5, with translation MEVKVQVACVQDDVQSCQDKHEEAITESSPFDFVIKRFQGKGSSPGKRKEQPSAIRKFFRGFDFGKSEGKDRREIKEPEINHSEAGDQSEKQDLSVEAESPSGEQRFIQFMQKLGKEPNSKNLDVNNCALSAADVTELASLLPFLPDLEEISLSWNGSVGGNLKALTVHLHHVNLLKVLRLNNCRLTAEDVTSLGEAFEIVSQLEELDLSWNSNIGGKLSLLTKKLQKGCKLKLLKITDCNLTAKDGESLAEILSVIPSLEVLDLSINKHIGCSMKVIAQDLKNVPGLKELNLHMCGLKQDGLQGLDTALQHLAELRKLDISCNKEIGGGFKDSTAHLASLKNLEVLDLHQCCVTEEDMTVLSQVIPLLSSLQELNLSSNKNVGVSSDPLLGRLRFLPKLKSVAISNCGLGEQSFSSLAEAALHLPELEILDLSWNKCVGGNLKLLLGALKLATEIQVLRLSSCNLVAEDLALLTLLTQDGHLARLRKLDLSYNNNISDEGWVVFCQGLAVFKELSELDVSLRPSSRRGCGTWFSELLAALTKLPALAELGLQRWVLSESQRKRLESFNQDNKRNIRFDC
- the LRRC31 gene encoding leucine-rich repeat-containing protein 31 isoform X2; translated protein: MEVKVQVACVQDDVQSCQDKHEEAITESSPFDFVIKRFQGKGSSPGKRKEQPSAIRKFFRGFDFGKSEGKDRREIKEPEINHSEAGDQSEKQDLSVEDGLSHLISAAESPSGEQRFIQFMQKLGKEPNSKNLDVNNCALSAADVTELASLLPFLPDLEEISLSWNGSVGGNLKALTVHLHHVNLLKVLRLNNCRLTAEDVTSLGEAFEIVSQLEELDLSWNSNIGGKLSLLTKKLQKGCKLKLLKITDCNLTAKDGESLAEILSVIPSLEVLDLSINKHIGCSMKVIAQDLKNVPGLKELNLHMCGLKQDGLQGLDTALQHLAELRKLDISCNKEIGGGFKDSTAHLASLKNLEVLDLHQCCVTEEDMTVLSQVIPLLSSLQELNLSSNKNVGVSSDPLLGRLRFLPKLKSVAISNCGLGEQSFSSLAEAALHLPELEILDLSWNKCVGGNLKLLLGALKLATEIQVLRLSSCNLVAEDLALLTLLTQDGHLARLRKLDLSYNNNISDEGWVVFCQGLAVFKELSELDVSLRPSSRRGCGTWFSELLAALTKLPALAELGLQRWVLSESQRKRLESFNQDNKRNIRFDC